The bacterium DNA window GGTGCCCGCGGGCGAACCGACGTCGCAGACCATCGCCCAGCTGGTGGCGCTGGGCGATCCGGGCGACATCGTCATCGACGGCGGCAACACCAACTGGAAGACCGCGCTCGAGGATGCCGGGCGGGTGCAGGCAAAGGGCATGCACTACATGGACGCCGGCACGTCCGGCGGCATCTGGGGCCTGGCGAACGGCTACTGCCTGATGGTCGGTGCGGAGCAGGGGATCTACGACCACTGCCTGCCGCTGTTGAAGGACCTCGCGCCTGACGACGGCGGCCTGGTGCGCACGGGACCGGTGGGGTCGGGCCACTTCGTCAAGATGGTCCACAACGGCGTCGAGTACGGGCTGATGGAGGCTTATTCGGAGGGCTTCGAGATCATGAAGCTGTCCAAGGCGTTCCCCGGCATGGACATGCTCTCGATCGCCGAGGCCTGGCGCACGGGCAGCGTGGTGCGGTCGTGGCTCCTGGACCTGATCGCCAACGGCCTCCAAGCCGATCCCGAGCTCGCCACCATCAAGGGTTATGTGGAGGACACGGGCGAGGGG harbors:
- the gnd gene encoding decarboxylating 6-phosphogluconate dehydrogenase, producing the protein MEMGMVGLGRMGGNMVLRLLKRGHHMIAFDHSADAVKAHEAQGAVGAHSLEEFVQKFKTRPRIMWVMVPAGEPTSQTIAQLVALGDPGDIVIDGGNTNWKTALEDAGRVQAKGMHYMDAGTSGGIWGLANGYCLMVGAEQGIYDHCLPLLKDLAPDDGGLVRTGPVGSGHFVKMVHNGVEYGLMEAYSEGFEIMKLSKAFPGMDMLSIAEAWRTGSVVRSWLLDLIANGLQADPELATIKGYVEDTGEGRWTVEAAIEESVPAAVITQSLFARFRSRMENTFGDRMLAMMRQQFGGHAVVKDAGSER